ATTCGTGTAAATACAGACGGCACCAAAAATGTATTCAGCAATATTAAAGCCGGGCATTTTATTTATATCTCGTCTGCATCTGTTTATCCGCCCAATGGATTACTGCACAAAGAAGATGAACTGATTGATGAAAATGAATTATCGGCTTATGGCTATTCAAAATTAAAAGCAGAACAATGGCTGCAACAACAGGCTTCAGATGGATCAAAAATCACCGTCATTCGACCACGTGCTGTATATGGTGCCGGTGATAGAATACTGATGCCACGTATTCTACGACTGAAAAAAGGACCTTTTCTTGTAACGCCTGCCAAATTAGATTATACCATTTCACTTACGAATATTGAAAATTTATTACTGGCTACTAAGGCGATCATACAATCAGAAAAGGAATATGAATACGAAGTTTACAATGTCACAGATGATCCTACCCATCAATTTGGAGAAGTGATTGAACGCATTTGGGAAATACTGGCAACAGAAAAGAATATATCTGTGAAAGTGCCGCAGCCGGTTTTAGAGTTTGCAGCAAAGTTGTTACCTCTCTCCGATCTCAATGCAAATACGTTGAAGTATTACCTCTGCCACCATCAACTGTTGAATGAAAAAGTAAAATCAACATTTGGTATTCAGCTGCCACATAATTTCAATAACTATATTCCTGTATTGGAAAAATGGATCAACTCAACTCCATTAGCTGATCTGCAAAAAGGTGCTGCTGATCTCCCTTGGAGAAAAGAAACCTTATAACCTCGTCTTCATTACATCCACCATTTCTTTTTTCCAGCTTACAAAATCACCGGCAATGATATGTTCACGTGCCTGCTTCACCAACCATAAATAGAATGCAAGATTGTGCACACTTGCCAAAGTAAGACCAGTAATTTCTTTTGCTTTAATGAGATGACGCAGGTAAGCTTTGCTGTAATAATTACTAATGTGGCAATCGATTCCATCATCCAATGGAGAAAAATCTTTTTCCCATTTTTTATTGTCAATATTGATCACGCCTTTACTTGTAAAGAGCATGGCATTACGTCCGTTACGGGTGGGCATTACACAGTCAAACATATCAACACCTAAAGAAATACATTCTAAAATATTCCACGGCGTGCCAACGCCCATTAAGTAACGTGGTTTTTGTACCGGCAATTCATCACAACACAATTCAGTGAATTCATACATCATCTCTTCGGGCTCACCCACACTTAAACCACCAATGGCACAACCTGTAAGATTTGCATTGGCCATAAACTGAGAC
The DNA window shown above is from Lacibacter sp. H375 and carries:
- a CDS encoding NAD-dependent epimerase/dehydratase family protein, with translation MGYKVLALARSKEPPVNLLQYAGYQSVDIAEAVPKLEAAVCIHCAGLASDKESHNNLIRVNTDGTKNVFSNIKAGHFIYISSASVYPPNGLLHKEDELIDENELSAYGYSKLKAEQWLQQQASDGSKITVIRPRAVYGAGDRILMPRILRLKKGPFLVTPAKLDYTISLTNIENLLLATKAIIQSEKEYEYEVYNVTDDPTHQFGEVIERIWEILATEKNISVKVPQPVLEFAAKLLPLSDLNANTLKYYLCHHQLLNEKVKSTFGIQLPHNFNNYIPVLEKWINSTPLADLQKGAADLPWRKETL